From Micromonospora echinaurantiaca:
TTCGTCAACCACCACGGCCGGCACTACACCGTCGAGCACGCCCGGATCTACACGCTGCCGGAGACCCCGCCGCAGGTCTACGTCTCCGGTTTCGGCCCGAAGGCGGTCGACCTGGCGGCCCGGATCGGCGACGGCTACGTCAGCACCATGCCCGACGCCGAGCTGGTCCGCCGGTTCCGCGACGGCGGCGGGGGCGCCAAGCCGTGCCAGGCCGGCTTCAAGGCCGCGTACGCGGACAGCGAGGAGGAGGGGATGCGCATCGCGTACGAGCGGTGGCCGAACGCCGGGGTGCCGGGCGAGCTGTCCCAGGTACTCCCCTCGCCGCGGCACTTCGAGCAGGCCGCCCAGCTGGTCAAGCCGGAGATGATGAAGGAGTCCTTCGTCTGCGGCAACAGCGCCGAGGCGCACCTGGAGATGATCGACCAGTACGCCAAGGCCGGTTTCGACGAGGTCTACGTGGCCAACACCGGCCCGAACTCCGCCGGCCTGTTCGACCTCTACCAGCGCGAGGTGCTCCCCCGGCTGCGCTGACCCGCGGCCACCCCGGTCCCGGACCGGTCGTAGACCCGCCGCTCACGCCACCCCGGACCGGCGTTTCGCCGGTGATCAGCCCGGGTACCTCCGGCCCTCGATGAAGCTGACCACGCACTCGAGGACGTTGCGCCGCGCGGCGCGCAGCCTGTTCGGCTGGACCGCGCTGCGCCCCAACCAACTGGCCGCCATGCGCGCGGTGATGAAGCGACGCGACGCCCTGGTGGTGCTGCCCACCGGGGCCGGCAAGTCGGCGATCTACCAGATCCCGGCGAGCCTGATCCCCGGCCCGACGGTGGTGATCTCCCCACTGCTCGCCCTGCAGCAGGACCAGATCGCGGCGCTCAACGAACGCCAGCGGCCGGAGCTGCGCGCGGTGCGGATCAGCTCGGACGAGTCGCCCGCCCAGCAGGCGGAGGCGATCGCCGAGATCCGCGCCGGCCGGGCGGAGTTCCTCTTCATCACCCCGGAACAGCTCGCCAACCCGGACCGGATGGCCGAGGTGCGGTCGCTGCGCCCCGGCCTGGTGGCGATCGACGAGGCGCACTGCATCTCCGCCTGGGGCCACGACTTCCGCCCCGACTACCTGGCGCTCGGCCACCTCGTCGAGGGCATCGGCCGGCCGCCGGTGGTCGCGCTGACCGCCACCGCCTCACCGCCGGTACGCGACGACCTCGTCACCCGGCTGCGGCTGCGCGACCCCGAGGTGGTGGTCTCCGGGCTGGACCGGCCCAACCTGTTCCTGGAGGTTGCCCACTGCCCCACCGAGGACTACCGGTGGCGGCGGTTGATCGCCCTGCTCCGCGACGACCAGCGACCCGGCATCATCTACGTGCCCACCCGCCGCGCCGCCGAGGAGCTGGCCGCCCGGCTCACCGACGCCGGTTTCCCGGCGCAGTACTACCACGGCGGCATGCCGGCCGGCGCCCGCGCCGAGCTGCACGAGGCGTTCCTCGCCGACCGGGTGCCGATCATGGTGGCCACCTCGGCGTTCGGCATGGGCATCGACAAGCCGAACATCGCCTGGGTGGTCCACATGGCACTGCCCGACTCGCCGGACAGCTACTTCCAGGAGATCGGCCGGGCCGGCCGGGACGGCGAACCGGCCCGGGTGCTGCTGCTCTGGCAGGCCGAGGACGTCGGGCTGCAGCGGTTCTTCACCGGTGGGCTGCCCGACGCCACCGAGCTGCGGGACCTGGCCGCGCTGCTGCGCCGCAAGCCGACCAGCAAGAAGGAGCTGCGCGAGCTGACCGGCCTCGGACCGCGCAAGCTCGGCCAGTACCTGGCCCTGCTGGAGCATATCGGCGCGGCCGAGCCGCATGGCCGGCAGCGGATCGGCGCGCCCCGCTACTCGCCCACCCCGGTCGACGCGGCGGCAGCCGCCCTGGCCGAGGCGGAGCGGCAGCAGAGCGTCACCCGGTCCCGGACCGACATGATGCGGGCCTTCGCCGAGACCACCGCGTGCCGGGGACAGACCCTGCTGGCCTACTTCGGCGAGCAGATGACCCAGGTCTGCGGGCACTGCGACAACTGCCACGCCGGCACCAGCACGCCGGACAACGGGGCGGTCGGGCCGTTCCCGGTGCACAGCCAGGTGCGCCACCCGGAGTGGGGGCCCGGGCTGGTGCTCAGCTACGACGACGACCGGATGACGGTTCTCTTCGACGAGGTGGGGTACAAGACCCTGTCCGTCAGCGTGGTGTCCGAACAGGGCCTGTTGACACTGGACTAGCCTGGGCCGGGCGCCGTCGCCGGGCCCACGGACGTGAACGACGAGCAGGACAGGCGGAAGGGGCGTTGCCGTGATCGAGCAGCCGGCGTACACCGGATTCGGTTTCTCCGACGAGGAGTGGGGGCTGCTGGTCGGCCTGCCGCAGTCGGTGCTGACCGCGGCGAGCGCCGCCGAGTCGGACGGCACCCGGCGCACCAGGGCCGAGAACGCGGCCGGGCTGGAGACCGTGTCGGCCGGCCGCGAGTCGGCCAGCCCGCTGGTCGCGGCGGTGGCCGGCGAGATCGTCACCCGGGTCGGCGACCCGGAGGCCGGCGAGGAACTGCCGGTCATCGAGCCGGCGGACCCGCAGGCGATGATCGACGACGTGCTGGGCCGGGCGAAGGCGGCCGCCGCGCTGCTGGCCCAGCGGGTGGACGAGGGGCAGGCCGGGGCGTACAAGCACTGGCTGGTGGAGATCGCCGACCAGGTGGTGGGCGCGGCGTCCACCGGCGGCATCCTGGGCCTCGGCGGGGACGCGGTCAGCCCCTCCGAGCGGCGGTTCCGGGACCGGCTCGCGCAGGTCCTCAACGACTGACCGGGCACGTACCCAGGCGGCGCCGGACCAGGGTCCGGCGCCGCCGTCGTCCGTGCTCCGGCTCAGCCGACCCGCCGCCGGAACAGCACCGCGGCGAGCGCCATCGCGACCAGCAGGATGCCGAGGCACCAGGCCACCGCCCGGGCCGGCGCGGAGCCGGCCGGGGTGTCCAGCAACAGCGCCCGCAGCGTCTCGATGACCGGGGTGACCGGTTGGTGGTCGGCGAACCCGCGCAGCCAGCCCGGCATCGTCTCCACCGGCACGAACGCGCTGCTCGGGTAGGGCAGGAACATCACCAGGAAGGTGAACCCGCTGGCGGCCTCCGGCGTGCGGGCCAGCAGCCCGAACGCCGCCGACAGCCAGGAGACGGCCAGCAGGAACAGCAGCAGCACGCCGAGGGCGGCCAGCCAGTTCAGCGGGTCGCGGGTCGGCCGGAAGCCGATGGCGACCGCGACCGCGAGCACCAGCACGGTGGAGACCAGGTTGCGCGCCACGCTGGCCACCACGTGGCCGGCGAGGATCGCGGTGGCGCTGACGTCCATGGTGCGGAACCGCTCCACCACGCCGTTGGTGAGGTCCGTGGTCACGCTCACCGCCGTGCCGGCCGCGCCGAAGCCGGCGCAGAGCAGCAGCACGCCGGGGACCACGTAGGTGACGTACGCGGTGCCGGTGTCGATCGCGCCGCCGAAGAGGTAGACGAAGAGCACCATCAGGATCACCGGCAGCAGCAGCGACGTGAGCAGCGCGTCGACGTTGCGCCGGGAGAGCCGTACGCAGCGGCCGATCATCACGGTGGTGCCGGCGCGCCGCGCGGTCAGCTCAGACATGGGCGACCTCCCGGTCGGCGGTCACCGGTCGCCCGGTGAGGGTGAGGAAGACGTCGTCGAGGGTGGCGCTGCGCACGGTGAACGCGGCCACCGCCCGCCGGTCCGGGTCCACCTCGTCGAGCAGGTCGCGGATGCCCGGCGCGCTGCCGTCGGTGGCCACCTCCAGGTCCCGCCGGGCCGGGTCCCGGTGGGTCACCCGGTCGCCGAGTCCCCGGTCGACCGCGGCGAAGCTGGCCGCGTCGCGCAGGGTCAGCTGCAGGCGCTGCGCCCCGTACCGGTGCTTCAGCTCGGCGGCGGTGCCCTCGGCGGCGAGCCGGCCGCCGTGCAGCACCGCGACCCGGTCGGCGAGCCGGTCGGCCTCCTCCAGGTACTGAGTGGTGAGCAGCACGCTCACCCCGGTCGCGGCCAGTTCGCCGACCACGTCCCAGAGCGCCTGCCGGCTGCGCGGGTCCAGGCCGGTGGTCGGCTCGTCGAGGAAGATCACCGAGGGTTCGCCGACCAGGCTGGCGGCCAGGTCGAGCCGGCGGCGCATCCCGCCGGAGTAGGTGGCGACCCGGCGGCCGGCCGCGTCGACCAGGTCGAACCGCTCCAGCAGTTCGGCCGCCCGCCGGCGGGCCCCGGCCCGGCTCCGCCCGGCCAGCCGGGCCATCATCTCCAGGTTCTCCCGGCCGGTCTGGCCGTCGTCGAGCGCCGCGTGCTGGCCGGCGAGGCTGATCACCCGCCGTACCCGTCGCTGCTCACGGACCACGTCGTGCCCGTCCACCCGGGCGGTGCCGCCGTCCGGCGCGGTCAGGGTGGCCAGGATCCGCACCGTGGTGGTCTTGCCGGCCCCGTTCGGGCCGAGCAGCGCGTGGACGGTGCCCCGGGCGACCCGCATGGTCAGCCGGTCGAGTACGGCGACGCCGCCGTACGACTTGCAGAGGTCGACGGTCTCCACCGCCGGAGGCGCTGTCATGTCTCACCCTCCGTGTTCTGCGTATGTCATACGCTTTACTGCGTAGACCATACGCAGAAGCTAGGATGGCGGTCAAGCCCGGACCGAGAGGTGAGGATGAGCGACTCCGACGTCGACCTGCCCGAGAGCATCGAGCTCGCCTGGGGCCTACGCGAACGCCCTGGCAAGGGGCCGAAGCGGAGCCTCACCCTGGGGCAGGTGCTCGCCGCCGGCATCAAGGTCGCCGAGGCCGACGGTCTCGCCGCGGTGTCGATGAGCCGGGTGGCGAGCGAACTGGGCGTGGCGACGATGTCGCTCTACCGCTACGTGCCGGCCAAGCTCGACCTGCTCGAACTGATGGCGGACGCCGCGTACGGGGCACCGCCGGAGCCCCGCCGACCGGACGAGGGGTGGCGGCCGGCGCTGGCCCGGTGGGCCGCCGGGAACATCGAGGCCATCCGGCGGCACCCGTGGATCCGGCACGTGCCGGTCGGTGGCCCGCCGATGGGCCCGAACGGGGTGCGCTGGCTGGAGCACGGGCTGGCCGCGCTGCGCGGCACCGGCCTGCGCGCCGACGAACGGGTCTCCACCGTCCTGCTGGTCAGCGGGTACGCCCGCAACTGGGCGACGCTCACCGCCGACCTCGCCGAGGCGGCGGCCCGGGCCGGGCAGAGCCCCGAGGAGTTGGGCGTGCGCTACTGGCAGCAGTTGGAACGACTCACCCGGGGCGGCTCCTACCCGGGGATCCGGCAACTGTTCACCGAGGAGATCGTCGAGGACACCGAGGAGTTCGACGCCGAGTGGCGGTTCGGTCTCGACCGGTTGCTCGACGGCATCGAGGTCCTCGTCCAGGCCCGGTCCGCCGCCTGAGTCCCGGCCGCCCGCATGGAACGGCCGCCCGCGTGGCCCGGCCGCCCGCAGGGTCAGGCCCCCCGCGTGGTCGGGCCGTCTGGCCCGGCCCGGCGGGTTCGACGAGAATGTCCCGGGACCAGGCAAGGAGATCCAGATGGCGGCACTTCAGGTCGAGATGGTGGACACCACAGTGGTGTCACCGGCCGACCGCTTCCCGCTGTTCGTGGAGCTCGCCGGCCGGGCGTCCGCGCCGGTCGCCCTCACCAGCGACCACGCCGACGACTTCCGCGGCCGGGCCCGCACGGTCGCCCTGGGCGCCGTCGCGCTCACCCGGTTCCGGTACCAGTCGCTGGTCGGCCGGCGGACCCCGCGGCTCATCCGCCAGGCGGATCCGGAGGTCTTCCAGGTCGCCCTGACCGTGAGCGGGCGGTCGTCGATCAGCGCCAGCCGGCGCGGGGCCGCGATACCGGTCGGCGACTTCACCCTGATCGACTGGGGCCGCCCGCACACGCTGGAGCACGCCGGGGCGGCCGGCGGACCCGACCCGGCCGGCGCGGTCACCGCCGTCGTCCCGCGTACGCTGCTGCCGCTCGACCCGGACCGGGTGGCCCACCTCAGCGCGGCCCGGATGTCCGGCTCGGACGGTCCCGGCCTGCTCCTGGCCCGGCACCTGCACCACGTCACCGGGCATCCCGAGCAGTTCCGTCCGGCCGACGCGCCGTACCTGGCCGAGGTCACCGTGAGCCTGATCTCCGCGCTGCTGGCCCGCCACCTCGACGTCGAGGACCGGCTGCCGGTGGACGTCCGGCAGCGGGCGCTGCTGAGCCAGGTCCGCGACTTCATCGAGCGGCACCTGGACGACCCGGCGCTGAGTCCGCAACTGGTCGCCGACGCCCACCACGTCTCGCTCCGCACGCTGCACCGGCTCTTCCAGGCCGAGGACGAGACGGTGGCCGGCCTGATCCGGACCCGCCGGCTGCACCGGTGCCGGCGCGAGCTGGGCGATCCGCTGCTGCGCCAGCAGCCGGTCCACCTCATCGCCCGGCGCTGGGGGTTCACCGACAAGGCACACTTCAGCCGGATCTTCCGGGCCGAGTACGGGTTGAGTCCGCGGGCGTACCGGGAGTCGCACCGGGGCGGTTCGCCACCGCCGGACTGACCCGCGGACGGCACGGATGGTCAACCGCAGCGGGCCCGGCGCGGGCGGCCCCGGCGTGGACAATAAGGTGCCGTACGGGAGGAGGAGCGGATGCTGCACCAGAGCACCGTCGACACCACGGTGGTGGCGCCGGCCGACCGGTTCGGCATGTGGCTCGACCTGGTCGCGCGCTCCACGGCGCCGCTGCGGATCCGCACCGAGCACACGCACGACTTCCCGGCCCGGGCCGAGTTCGTCGACCTGGGGCCGATCCAGCTGGCCACCTACCGGTACCCCTCGCTGGACGCCACCCGCACCGGCAAGCTGGTCCGCCAGTCGGACCCGGAGTGCTACCTGCTGGCGCTGACCGTCGACGGCGAGAGCGCGGCCAGTCAGGCTG
This genomic window contains:
- a CDS encoding TIGR03557 family F420-dependent LLM class oxidoreductase; amino-acid sequence: MKIGYFLSCEEFTPAELLEQARGAERAGFEGLWISDHYHPWVDAQGQSPFVWSMIGALSQVCRLPVTTAVTCPTVRIHPAVLAQAAATSAVLHSGRFVLGVGSGEALNEHILGDAWPQTDVRLEMLEEAVAVMRELWQGGFVNHHGRHYTVEHARIYTLPETPPQVYVSGFGPKAVDLAARIGDGYVSTMPDAELVRRFRDGGGGAKPCQAGFKAAYADSEEEGMRIAYERWPNAGVPGELSQVLPSPRHFEQAAQLVKPEMMKESFVCGNSAEAHLEMIDQYAKAGFDEVYVANTGPNSAGLFDLYQREVLPRLR
- a CDS encoding RecQ family ATP-dependent DNA helicase; amino-acid sequence: MKLTTHSRTLRRAARSLFGWTALRPNQLAAMRAVMKRRDALVVLPTGAGKSAIYQIPASLIPGPTVVISPLLALQQDQIAALNERQRPELRAVRISSDESPAQQAEAIAEIRAGRAEFLFITPEQLANPDRMAEVRSLRPGLVAIDEAHCISAWGHDFRPDYLALGHLVEGIGRPPVVALTATASPPVRDDLVTRLRLRDPEVVVSGLDRPNLFLEVAHCPTEDYRWRRLIALLRDDQRPGIIYVPTRRAAEELAARLTDAGFPAQYYHGGMPAGARAELHEAFLADRVPIMVATSAFGMGIDKPNIAWVVHMALPDSPDSYFQEIGRAGRDGEPARVLLLWQAEDVGLQRFFTGGLPDATELRDLAALLRRKPTSKKELRELTGLGPRKLGQYLALLEHIGAAEPHGRQRIGAPRYSPTPVDAAAAALAEAERQQSVTRSRTDMMRAFAETTACRGQTLLAYFGEQMTQVCGHCDNCHAGTSTPDNGAVGPFPVHSQVRHPEWGPGLVLSYDDDRMTVLFDEVGYKTLSVSVVSEQGLLTLD
- a CDS encoding ABC transporter permease; this translates as MSELTARRAGTTVMIGRCVRLSRRNVDALLTSLLLPVILMVLFVYLFGGAIDTGTAYVTYVVPGVLLLCAGFGAAGTAVSVTTDLTNGVVERFRTMDVSATAILAGHVVASVARNLVSTVLVLAVAVAIGFRPTRDPLNWLAALGVLLLFLLAVSWLSAAFGLLARTPEAASGFTFLVMFLPYPSSAFVPVETMPGWLRGFADHQPVTPVIETLRALLLDTPAGSAPARAVAWCLGILLVAMALAAVLFRRRVG
- a CDS encoding ATP-binding cassette domain-containing protein, with the protein product MTAPPAVETVDLCKSYGGVAVLDRLTMRVARGTVHALLGPNGAGKTTTVRILATLTAPDGGTARVDGHDVVREQRRVRRVISLAGQHAALDDGQTGRENLEMMARLAGRSRAGARRRAAELLERFDLVDAAGRRVATYSGGMRRRLDLAASLVGEPSVIFLDEPTTGLDPRSRQALWDVVGELAATGVSVLLTTQYLEEADRLADRVAVLHGGRLAAEGTAAELKHRYGAQRLQLTLRDAASFAAVDRGLGDRVTHRDPARRDLEVATDGSAPGIRDLLDEVDPDRRAVAAFTVRSATLDDVFLTLTGRPVTADREVAHV
- a CDS encoding TetR/AcrR family transcriptional regulator — translated: MSDSDVDLPESIELAWGLRERPGKGPKRSLTLGQVLAAGIKVAEADGLAAVSMSRVASELGVATMSLYRYVPAKLDLLELMADAAYGAPPEPRRPDEGWRPALARWAAGNIEAIRRHPWIRHVPVGGPPMGPNGVRWLEHGLAALRGTGLRADERVSTVLLVSGYARNWATLTADLAEAAARAGQSPEELGVRYWQQLERLTRGGSYPGIRQLFTEEIVEDTEEFDAEWRFGLDRLLDGIEVLVQARSAA
- a CDS encoding AraC-like ligand-binding domain-containing protein — translated: MAALQVEMVDTTVVSPADRFPLFVELAGRASAPVALTSDHADDFRGRARTVALGAVALTRFRYQSLVGRRTPRLIRQADPEVFQVALTVSGRSSISASRRGAAIPVGDFTLIDWGRPHTLEHAGAAGGPDPAGAVTAVVPRTLLPLDPDRVAHLSAARMSGSDGPGLLLARHLHHVTGHPEQFRPADAPYLAEVTVSLISALLARHLDVEDRLPVDVRQRALLSQVRDFIERHLDDPALSPQLVADAHHVSLRTLHRLFQAEDETVAGLIRTRRLHRCRRELGDPLLRQQPVHLIARRWGFTDKAHFSRIFRAEYGLSPRAYRESHRGGSPPPD